In Deltaproteobacteria bacterium, the DNA window CGAATGAAGACAAATGGCTTCGAGACACCTCTTCACCGCAATGAAGCGTATCGCTGGTCTCTTATGGTATGTGCAGCTCGCTGCCAGTTATTCTGAGCAATGATATCGTTTACAATTGCAAGACGATCCGTCATTGCCGGATGAGTGGAAAAGAACCCTTTCCGTGAACCGGCTTCCTGTTCGCGAGCGAGTTTTTCGAGGTAATCGGCGAAGCTGTTAGGGTCATAGCCTACCCGTTGGAGTAGGATAAGGGCGCTTCGGTCGGCATCTTTCTCCTGCTGCCGGCTGTAGCCGTTGACGACCATGGTCTTCACAATATCATCGACAGAACCTTCAAAGAGCTGAGTCAGATTTGTCAGATTTTGCGGTCCGTATCTGCCGGCAATATTGGTGCCCAGAGCCGCCACCACTTCAGCCCATCGGGAACTCTTTATCGCTTTTACACCATCGCGATGATTGACATGAGCGATCTCGTGGGCAAGGATCGATGCGAGTTCCTCTTCATTGCTCGCCCTGTTGAGCATGCCGCGACTGATGAATATGATTCCACCGGGACAGGAGAGTGCATTCACTTCTTCCGTTGCAAGTACTGCAAAGTGATATCCGCCATAGGTGATGGGGACATCGGACGACAAGGCAAGCGCCTGTCCGACCTGGTTGACGTATTCGGTTAAACCCTGATCCTGGTCAAGTGTGTATTGGTTGAGGATAGTTGCCGCCACAGCCCGCCCCAGAATATATTCTTCCTTTTCCGTCATCGGCCGTAATGCTTTAAATGTCTTTGTGGCTGTTTCATCAATCAACGCCTTATTCTGAGCGGAAATGATTCCCATGTGCTGTCCGGCACCTGTGCCTACCTGGACCATCTGAGCACAGCTATACATTACAGAGAAACATGCAAGCATGATCATGGTTATACAGATATATTGTTTTCTCATCGGTCTTCCCCCGGCCCTTTCAGGTTCCCATCTTTGATGAATTTCTCGAGCCTTTCACGAGACACTTCCAGTGATTCAACATGATCGACGAGGTCATATCTCATGTTGGGATTTTCCTTTTGAAATGCCTCCTGGAC includes these proteins:
- a CDS encoding M48 family metalloprotease; its protein translation is MRKQYICITMIMLACFSVMYSCAQMVQVGTGAGQHMGIISAQNKALIDETATKTFKALRPMTEKEEYILGRAVAATILNQYTLDQDQGLTEYVNQVGQALALSSDVPITYGGYHFAVLATEEVNALSCPGGIIFISRGMLNRASNEEELASILAHEIAHVNHRDGVKAIKSSRWAEVVAALGTNIAGRYGPQNLTNLTQLFEGSVDDIVKTMVVNGYSRQQEKDADRSALILLQRVGYDPNSFADYLEKLAREQEAGSRKGFFSTHPAMTDRLAIVNDIIAQNNWQRAAHTIRDQRYASLR